One genomic region from Skermania piniformis encodes:
- a CDS encoding NYN domain-containing protein, which produces MPTAIFVDLENIVLPAWMTATDTKAKVRREDIRAKAVTRELVSGILDQADDSIMIRNTYGSAKSFRGQQRLTDAGFKHVHVSGAGTHKNASDIHMTTDIMQALYTKDFIDRFVIVSGDSDFAPVMHVLAENNKCVVAIGNRKTPRSVKAIARNYLDIAEFAAEPTAPASGPALPAEPLPSASPDDLMVRAWFLAVPPTGTQGEPQQTVRKPAYLWRLLSQLAQAHGMTLDDDMAEFYRNHAGDFRWTEEEIVPTDPDALDQREDAPYLTHDAQSEIAELIRANLDESRGRATIEDLRDDLIRVIGPRLTGCYGLYKPWNLAAYLNLYARTIRLGRTSSGNYYATLQPLAEVSGAVG; this is translated from the coding sequence GTGCCCACCGCGATCTTCGTAGATCTCGAGAACATCGTCCTACCAGCTTGGATGACGGCCACCGACACCAAGGCGAAGGTGCGGCGGGAAGACATTCGAGCCAAGGCCGTCACCCGTGAACTGGTCAGCGGGATCCTGGATCAGGCAGACGACTCGATCATGATCCGCAACACCTACGGCAGCGCCAAGAGCTTCCGCGGCCAGCAGCGGCTCACCGACGCCGGCTTCAAACACGTTCACGTCTCCGGCGCCGGCACGCACAAGAACGCGTCCGACATCCACATGACCACCGACATCATGCAGGCGCTCTATACCAAGGACTTCATCGACCGATTCGTGATCGTCTCCGGTGACTCCGATTTCGCGCCGGTGATGCATGTGCTGGCCGAGAACAACAAGTGCGTGGTCGCGATCGGCAACCGCAAGACGCCGCGCTCGGTGAAGGCGATCGCGCGCAACTATCTCGACATCGCCGAGTTCGCCGCGGAGCCGACCGCACCGGCGAGCGGCCCGGCGCTCCCGGCGGAGCCGCTGCCCTCGGCATCGCCGGACGACCTGATGGTCCGGGCCTGGTTCCTGGCCGTTCCGCCGACCGGCACCCAAGGGGAACCCCAGCAAACCGTCCGCAAGCCAGCCTACCTCTGGCGGCTGCTGTCCCAGCTGGCGCAGGCACACGGAATGACCCTGGACGACGACATGGCCGAGTTCTATCGCAACCACGCCGGCGATTTCCGGTGGACCGAGGAAGAGATCGTCCCGACCGATCCGGATGCGTTGGATCAGCGGGAGGACGCGCCGTACCTGACGCACGACGCGCAGAGTGAGATCGCCGAACTGATCCGGGCCAATCTCGACGAGAGCCGGGGACGGGCGACGATCGAGGACCTTCGCGACGACCTGATCCGGGTGATCGGGCCGCGGCTCACCGGCTGCTACGGCCTGTACAAGCCATGGAATCTCGCGGCCTATCTCAATCTGTACGCCCGCACGATCCGGCTCGGCCGCACGTCGTCGGGCAACTATTACGCCACGCTGCAGCCGTTGGCGGAGGTCTCCGGCGCGGTCGGCTGA
- a CDS encoding SDR family NAD(P)-dependent oxidoreductase, with amino-acid sequence MIGRTAVVTGASSGIGEATARTLADQGFHVVVGARRIDRLTRLADEIGGTALALDVTDDDSVAEFCAAIPEVHVLVNNAGGAKGLTPVAEADLAEWRWMWETNVLGTLRMTKALLPKLIASGDGLIVTVTSIAALAPYDNGAGYTSAKHAQAVLHRTLRGELLGRPVRLTEIAPGAVETEFSMVRFDGDRERAAQVYAGIEPLVAADIAELVGFVASRPAHVNIDRIVVQPRDQASAGRFHRRN; translated from the coding sequence GTGATCGGCCGTACCGCCGTCGTAACCGGGGCGAGTTCCGGTATCGGCGAAGCCACCGCCCGCACCCTCGCCGACCAGGGTTTCCACGTCGTGGTCGGCGCCCGGCGAATCGACCGGCTGACCCGGCTGGCGGATGAGATCGGCGGCACCGCACTGGCTCTGGATGTGACCGACGACGATTCGGTCGCCGAGTTCTGCGCGGCGATCCCCGAAGTGCACGTGCTGGTCAACAATGCCGGCGGCGCAAAGGGCCTCACCCCGGTCGCCGAAGCCGATCTGGCCGAATGGCGTTGGATGTGGGAGACGAACGTGCTCGGCACCCTCCGAATGACCAAGGCGCTGTTGCCCAAGCTGATCGCATCCGGCGACGGCCTGATCGTGACGGTCACCTCGATCGCCGCACTGGCCCCCTACGACAACGGCGCCGGCTACACCTCGGCCAAACATGCTCAGGCGGTGCTGCACCGGACGTTACGTGGCGAATTGCTCGGCCGGCCGGTGCGTCTGACCGAGATCGCGCCGGGCGCGGTCGAGACCGAGTTCTCCATGGTCCGGTTCGACGGCGACCGCGAACGCGCGGCACAGGTCTACGCCGGGATCGAACCACTGGTGGCCGCGGACATCGCCGAACTGGTCGGCTTCGTCGCATCCCGCCCGGCGCACGTGAACATCGACCGGATCGTGGTGCAGCCGCGCGATCAGGCGAGCGCCGGTCGATTTCACCGCCGAAACTGA
- a CDS encoding tocopherol cyclase family protein has product MGWVERLRATGADLSGDPLSAHVGVPTEGYLWRFTQPESGSTLLVTATVNRTGADTWGLVTLAAHPEGTVHTATTSAATADPDAFGVTAGAALRARPDRLRVDLGPDAQLDVGITEPVGWPRQSAGAALVEALPGLNRYWHPWLFGGRVTGSVRIGGVTRTLDGAQVYAEKHWGKGRFPDYWWWGQAQGFAEREVCVAFAGGAVPDSAYRRVVTVVVLALPDGQVLRIGDPIISGVRGRADGQRWSFHGRSARTGITLEGTVIGAEPLALPVPLPDRRATVTPAVTDPAARLHVGVRQRSELIWSGESRLAALEYGERTDPPEAPGDPT; this is encoded by the coding sequence GTGGGCTGGGTGGAACGACTACGCGCAACCGGTGCCGATCTGTCCGGCGACCCGTTATCTGCGCACGTCGGCGTGCCGACCGAGGGTTATCTGTGGCGGTTCACCCAGCCGGAGTCGGGCAGCACCCTGCTGGTTACCGCGACGGTGAATCGGACGGGTGCCGACACCTGGGGCCTGGTCACCCTCGCCGCGCATCCCGAGGGCACGGTGCACACGGCCACCACGAGTGCCGCGACCGCCGATCCCGATGCGTTCGGCGTCACCGCCGGTGCGGCACTCCGCGCCCGCCCGGACCGGCTGCGCGTCGACCTGGGGCCCGACGCACAGCTCGATGTCGGTATCACCGAGCCGGTCGGCTGGCCCCGCCAGTCCGCCGGTGCCGCGCTGGTCGAAGCGCTACCCGGGCTGAACCGGTACTGGCACCCATGGTTGTTCGGCGGTCGGGTGACCGGGTCGGTCCGGATCGGCGGCGTGACCCGAACTTTGGACGGCGCCCAGGTTTACGCCGAGAAGCATTGGGGCAAGGGGCGGTTTCCGGACTACTGGTGGTGGGGTCAGGCCCAAGGCTTTGCCGAACGGGAAGTATGCGTCGCTTTTGCCGGCGGCGCGGTGCCCGACAGCGCCTACCGCCGGGTGGTGACCGTGGTGGTACTCGCATTGCCGGACGGTCAGGTGCTTCGGATCGGCGACCCGATCATCTCCGGGGTCCGCGGCCGCGCCGACGGACAGCGCTGGTCCTTCCACGGCCGATCCGCACGTACCGGAATAACGTTGGAGGGCACGGTGATCGGCGCCGAGCCGCTGGCGCTGCCGGTACCGCTACCGGACCGGCGGGCAACGGTGACACCGGCCGTCACCGATCCGGCGGCCCGGCTCCACGTCGGCGTCCGGCAACGCTCGGAACTGATCTGGAGCGGCGAATCCCGGCTGGCTGCGCTCGAATACGGCGAGCGGACCGATCCCCCGGAAGCACCGGGCGATCCGACGTGA
- the mshA gene encoding D-inositol-3-phosphate glycosyltransferase, with the protein MPAAAPRRIAVLSVHTSPLAQPGLGDAGGMNVYVLQTAIEMARRGVEVEIFTRATSSAEPAVIAAAPGVTVRNVLAGPFEGLAKEDLPTQLCAFAAGVLREEARHEPGYYALVHSHYWLSGQVGWLARDRWRVPLVHTAHTLAAVKNAALATGDRPEPAAREYGERQVVVEADRLVANTADEARQLIEVYAAPAAKVDVVLPGADLTRYRPGDRSAARAELGLDPGEQIVAFIGRIQPLKAPDLLLRAVARLLADHPSRPLRALVVGGPSGSGRDRPDALIDLAAELGITAQVTFLPPQPADRLVQVYRAADLTVVPSHNESFGLVAIEAQACGTPVVAADVGGLGTAIRDGVTGVLVPGHQVEDWAAAIGALLADPARRTAMSAAAVRHAAQFSWAHTADGLLDSYARAIEGAMRRPAGGPLSRPRSRVRWRPRRTGESRASGPRGGGMPA; encoded by the coding sequence ATGCCCGCTGCCGCACCCCGTCGGATCGCCGTCCTCTCGGTGCACACGTCGCCGCTGGCGCAGCCCGGCCTCGGCGACGCCGGTGGGATGAACGTCTACGTCCTGCAGACCGCGATCGAGATGGCGCGCCGCGGCGTCGAGGTGGAGATCTTCACCCGGGCAACCTCGTCGGCCGAGCCCGCAGTGATCGCCGCGGCCCCCGGGGTGACGGTGCGCAACGTGCTGGCGGGTCCGTTCGAGGGTTTGGCCAAGGAAGACCTGCCGACCCAGCTGTGTGCCTTCGCTGCCGGGGTATTGCGCGAGGAAGCGCGGCACGAACCCGGCTATTACGCGCTGGTGCATTCGCATTATTGGCTGTCCGGCCAGGTGGGCTGGCTGGCCCGGGACCGCTGGCGGGTGCCGTTGGTGCACACGGCGCACACGTTGGCCGCGGTGAAGAACGCGGCGCTGGCCACCGGCGATCGGCCCGAGCCGGCGGCCCGCGAGTACGGCGAGCGGCAGGTGGTGGTCGAGGCCGACCGGCTGGTCGCGAACACCGCCGACGAGGCCCGGCAGCTGATCGAGGTCTACGCGGCCCCGGCGGCGAAGGTGGACGTCGTCCTGCCGGGGGCCGACCTGACCCGGTACCGGCCGGGCGACCGGAGCGCCGCGCGGGCCGAGCTCGGTCTCGACCCGGGCGAGCAGATCGTCGCTTTCATCGGCCGGATTCAACCGCTCAAGGCGCCGGACCTGCTGTTGCGTGCGGTGGCGCGGTTGCTCGCCGACCACCCGAGCAGACCGTTGCGAGCTCTGGTGGTGGGCGGCCCGTCGGGCAGCGGCCGGGACCGGCCCGATGCGTTGATCGACCTCGCCGCCGAGTTGGGCATCACGGCGCAGGTCACGTTCTTGCCGCCGCAGCCGGCGGACCGGCTGGTGCAGGTGTACCGGGCGGCCGATCTGACCGTGGTGCCCAGCCACAACGAGTCGTTCGGTCTCGTCGCGATCGAGGCGCAAGCGTGTGGCACGCCGGTGGTCGCCGCCGACGTCGGCGGTCTCGGCACGGCGATCCGGGACGGGGTGACCGGTGTCCTGGTGCCGGGGCATCAGGTCGAGGATTGGGCGGCGGCGATCGGTGCGCTCCTGGCGGATCCGGCGCGCCGAACCGCGATGAGCGCCGCCGCAGTCCGGCACGCAGCCCAATTCTCCTGGGCACATACCGCCGACGGCTTGCTCGACAGCTACGCCAGGGCGATCGAGGGCGCGATGCGCCGACCGGCGGGTGGGCCGCTGTCTCGGCCGCGCTCGCGCGTCCGCTGGCGTCCGCGGCGCACCGGGGAGAGCCGCGCGAGCGGCCCGCGTGGTGGTGGAATGCCGGCATGA
- a CDS encoding YbjN domain-containing protein produces the protein MTADLTATADLIAGALAERELEFRHPSPTEFVIDLPGEHKLKTTCLLTLGPHGARVEAFVCRHPDENLAGVHRYLLRRNRRLYGVAYTIDRIGDIYLIGRISADALTADELDRVLGQVVEASDGDFNTLLELGFAESIRREWRWRVSRGESLANLAAFEHLVVGDQDRGDQEPGRAAPPVAEQPE, from the coding sequence ATGACCGCCGACCTGACCGCCACCGCCGACCTGATCGCCGGCGCGCTCGCGGAGCGTGAGCTGGAATTCCGTCATCCGTCGCCGACCGAGTTCGTGATCGATCTACCGGGCGAACACAAGCTGAAGACCACCTGCCTGCTGACGCTCGGCCCACACGGCGCGCGGGTGGAAGCGTTCGTGTGTCGGCATCCGGACGAGAACCTCGCCGGGGTGCACCGGTATCTGCTGCGACGCAACCGGCGCCTGTACGGCGTGGCGTACACCATCGATCGGATCGGCGACATCTATCTGATCGGCCGGATTTCGGCCGATGCGTTGACCGCCGACGAGCTGGACCGGGTACTCGGCCAGGTCGTCGAGGCTTCGGACGGTGACTTCAATACGCTGCTGGAGCTGGGCTTCGCCGAGTCGATTCGGCGGGAATGGCGCTGGCGGGTGTCCCGGGGCGAGTCCTTGGCGAACCTCGCCGCGTTCGAGCACCTCGTTGTCGGGGACCAGGACCGCGGGGACCAGGAACCAGGCCGCGCCGCCCCGCCGGTAGCCGAACAGCCGGAATAG
- a CDS encoding phosphoglyceromutase, protein MGNGTLVLLRHGESEWNALNLFTGWVDVQLTEKGMAEGRRAGELLAEHDVLPDVVYTSLLRRAINTAALALDAADRHWIPVVRDRRLNERHYGALQGKDKAQIRDEYGDEQFMLWRRSYDIPPPPIAPGDPYDQEGDPRYAAGSVPRTECLQDVVSRMVPYWETTISRELRAGKTVLIAAHGNSLRALVKHLDGISDAAIAGLNIPTGVPAIYRFDEELRPLGTLAYLDPEAAAAGAAAVAGQGGK, encoded by the coding sequence ATGGGCAACGGCACACTGGTATTGCTTCGGCACGGCGAGAGTGAGTGGAACGCGCTCAATCTGTTCACCGGCTGGGTGGACGTGCAGCTCACCGAGAAGGGGATGGCCGAGGGCCGCCGTGCCGGTGAGCTGCTCGCCGAGCACGACGTGCTCCCCGACGTCGTCTACACCTCGCTGCTGCGCCGGGCGATCAACACGGCCGCTCTCGCGCTGGATGCGGCGGATCGGCACTGGATTCCGGTGGTGCGGGACCGGCGGTTGAACGAGCGGCATTACGGCGCGCTGCAAGGCAAGGACAAAGCGCAGATCCGGGACGAGTACGGCGACGAGCAGTTCATGCTCTGGCGGCGCAGCTACGACATCCCGCCACCGCCGATCGCGCCGGGCGATCCCTACGATCAGGAAGGCGACCCGCGGTACGCCGCCGGTTCGGTGCCCCGCACCGAATGCCTGCAGGACGTGGTATCGCGGATGGTGCCGTACTGGGAGACGACGATCAGCCGCGAGTTGCGCGCCGGCAAGACGGTGCTGATCGCCGCGCACGGAAACTCGCTGCGCGCGTTGGTAAAACATCTGGACGGCATCTCCGACGCGGCTATCGCCGGACTCAACATTCCGACCGGGGTGCCCGCGATCTACCGCTTCGACGAGGAGCTGCGGCCGCTCGGCACCCTGGCCTATCTCGATCCGGAGGCGGCCGCTGCCGGCGCCGCTGCGGTTGCTGGCCAAGGCGGCAAGTAG
- a CDS encoding sensor histidine kinase encodes MGVVQTVLLPAVALLAGLLTGAVVGCFWTVRRCGVDAEQRRRRRSAELADRVVQVADTGVAVVDANRDVIVTNPRAAELGLVRDDLLDDRAWVAAARVLDTGGPVDCDLTAEHPLPGRGRIAVRCRARSLGPDQPGLVVLFADDDSEQVRMEATRRDFVANVSHELKTPLGALSLLAEALLESADDPDSVRHFGGRMQTEAFRLGSMVSELIALSRLQGAEKLPDPEPVDVDDVVELAVDRSRTAAEVGGIQVTTDRASGLQVLGDRTLLVTALTNLVANAIVYSPAGSHVSISRALRGGMVTVSVTDRGIGIAKRDQERVFERFFRVDKARSRATGGTGLGLAIAKHVAANHNGELTLWSKLGTGSTFTLRIPVHRSAESGSAAAGVAAQPDRPTARTTERREGAAR; translated from the coding sequence GTGGGCGTGGTTCAGACAGTGCTGCTCCCGGCGGTGGCGTTGCTCGCCGGTCTGCTGACCGGTGCCGTCGTCGGTTGTTTCTGGACTGTCCGACGCTGCGGAGTCGACGCCGAACAACGTCGTCGTCGCCGTTCGGCCGAGTTGGCGGACCGAGTGGTGCAGGTCGCCGACACCGGCGTCGCCGTCGTGGACGCGAACCGGGACGTGATCGTCACCAACCCGCGGGCGGCCGAGCTCGGGTTGGTGCGTGATGATCTCCTCGACGATCGCGCCTGGGTGGCGGCGGCGCGGGTGCTCGACACCGGCGGGCCGGTCGATTGCGACCTCACGGCGGAGCACCCGCTGCCCGGTCGGGGACGGATCGCCGTCCGTTGCCGGGCCCGTTCGCTCGGCCCTGATCAGCCGGGTCTGGTGGTGCTCTTCGCCGACGACGACTCCGAGCAGGTGCGGATGGAGGCGACGCGACGCGATTTCGTCGCCAACGTCAGCCACGAGCTGAAGACGCCGCTCGGTGCGCTGAGCCTGCTTGCTGAAGCCTTGCTGGAGTCTGCCGACGATCCCGACTCGGTGCGGCACTTCGGCGGCCGAATGCAGACCGAGGCGTTTCGGCTCGGCTCGATGGTCAGTGAACTGATCGCGCTGTCCCGGCTGCAGGGCGCGGAAAAGCTGCCCGATCCCGAGCCGGTCGACGTGGACGACGTGGTGGAGCTGGCGGTGGACCGCTCGCGTACTGCCGCCGAGGTCGGCGGAATCCAGGTCACCACCGACCGAGCCAGCGGGCTGCAGGTGCTCGGCGACCGGACCTTGCTGGTCACCGCACTGACCAACCTCGTGGCGAACGCCATCGTCTACAGCCCGGCCGGCTCGCACGTGTCGATCAGTCGGGCCTTGCGCGGGGGGATGGTCACCGTCTCGGTGACCGACCGGGGCATCGGCATCGCCAAACGTGACCAGGAGCGCGTGTTCGAGCGGTTCTTCCGGGTGGACAAGGCCCGATCGCGGGCCACCGGTGGGACCGGTCTGGGGCTGGCGATCGCCAAACATGTCGCCGCCAACCACAACGGCGAACTCACCCTCTGGAGCAAGCTCGGTACCGGCTCCACCTTTACCCTGCGGATTCCGGTGCACCGGTCCGCGGAATCGGGCAGCGCGGCCGCCGGCGTTGCGGCCCAACCCGACCGACCGACCGCTCGGACCACCGAGCGCCGAGAAGGAGCTGCGAGATGA
- a CDS encoding response regulator transcription factor produces MTSVLIVEDEESLADPLAFLLRKEGFEVKVVGDGPSALAEFDRAGADIVLLDLMLPGMSGTDVCKQLRSRYSVPVIMVTARDSEIDKVVGLELGADDYVTKPYSARELIARIRAVLRRRTDLDEDGVVPVLEAGPIRMDVERHIVLVRGEPVLLPLKEFELLEYLLRNCGRVLTRAQLIDRVWGADYVGDTKTLDVHVKRLRGKIENDPAKPERLLTVRGLGYKLEV; encoded by the coding sequence ATGACCAGTGTCCTGATTGTCGAGGACGAGGAGTCGTTGGCCGATCCGCTTGCCTTCCTGCTCCGCAAGGAGGGGTTCGAGGTGAAGGTGGTCGGCGACGGGCCTTCCGCGCTGGCCGAATTCGATCGCGCGGGCGCCGACATCGTGTTGCTCGACCTGATGTTGCCCGGAATGAGCGGCACCGACGTGTGCAAGCAGCTGCGCAGCCGGTACAGCGTGCCGGTGATCATGGTGACCGCCCGGGACAGTGAGATCGACAAGGTGGTCGGGCTGGAATTGGGCGCCGACGACTACGTCACCAAACCGTATTCGGCGCGCGAGCTGATCGCGCGGATCCGGGCGGTGCTCCGGCGGCGAACCGACCTCGACGAGGACGGCGTGGTTCCGGTGCTTGAGGCCGGCCCGATCCGGATGGATGTCGAACGGCATATCGTGCTGGTTCGGGGCGAACCGGTGTTGTTGCCGCTCAAGGAATTCGAGTTGCTGGAATACCTGCTGCGCAATTGCGGCCGGGTGCTCACCCGGGCGCAATTGATCGATCGGGTCTGGGGTGCGGACTATGTCGGCGACACCAAGACACTCGACGTGCACGTGAAGCGGTTGCGCGGCAAGATCGAGAACGATCCGGCGAAACCGGAGCGGCTGCTGACCGTGCGCGGGTTGGGATACAAACTCGAGGTGTGA
- a CDS encoding nitroreductase/quinone reductase family protein has protein sequence MSRSSASVGKASVGKASVGKPLPRVDPQARVALPTRVYAAFLGTPIGRWTAINVAPRVDPLLLRTTGGRIGMGLMLPSALLTTTGAKSGLPRTSTVLYFHDGDDVVLVASNFGRDAHPSWYYNLRAHPRVRIGKDGDGAEWLAAEVTAADERRRLWDSADRVYPGYADYRLRSAQVGRTIPLIRLRPA, from the coding sequence ATGAGTCGTTCGTCCGCATCGGTCGGTAAGGCATCGGTCGGTAAGGCATCGGTCGGTAAGCCACTGCCCCGGGTCGATCCGCAGGCGCGGGTCGCCCTGCCGACGCGCGTGTATGCGGCGTTCCTCGGTACCCCGATCGGCCGGTGGACCGCGATCAACGTTGCGCCGCGGGTCGATCCGTTGCTGTTGCGCACTACCGGCGGGCGGATCGGGATGGGCCTGATGCTGCCGTCGGCCCTGCTGACCACCACCGGAGCGAAGAGCGGGCTTCCGCGGACCAGCACCGTCCTGTACTTCCATGACGGCGACGACGTCGTGCTGGTCGCCTCCAACTTCGGCCGGGACGCGCATCCGAGCTGGTACTACAACCTCCGGGCGCATCCGCGGGTGCGGATCGGCAAGGACGGTGACGGTGCCGAGTGGCTTGCCGCCGAGGTCACCGCCGCGGACGAACGGCGACGGTTGTGGGACTCGGCCGACCGGGTCTACCCCGGTTACGCCGACTATCGGTTGCGGAGCGCACAGGTGGGCCGCACGATCCCGCTCATTCGGCTTCGGCCGGCGTGA
- a CDS encoding Ppx/GppA phosphatase family protein — MRLGVLDVGSNTVHLLVVDAHRGAHPTPMSSTKSALRLSETMGDDGRITDRGAERLVDTVAEFASIATTSGCGELMAFATSAVREAANSDDVLARVRADAGVELQVLSGVDEARLTFLAVRRWFGWSAGTILDLDIGGGSLELTVGGDEDPEVALSLQLGAGRLTREWLVEDPPSKRRIGVLRDWLDAELADPAKQLAMAGTPDLAVGTSKTFRSLARLAGAAPSSAGPRVRRTLTRTGLQQLIAFISRMTADDRAELDGVTADRSPQIVAGALIAEASMRALDLESVEICPWALREGLILRRLDTGLGGERVDGVTLGVNGDDRRTAKVAAK; from the coding sequence GTGCGCCTTGGGGTTCTCGATGTCGGTAGCAACACCGTCCATCTACTGGTGGTAGACGCACATCGGGGTGCGCATCCCACTCCGATGTCGTCGACGAAGTCGGCGTTACGGCTGTCCGAGACGATGGGTGACGACGGCCGGATCACCGATCGGGGTGCGGAGCGATTGGTCGACACGGTCGCCGAGTTCGCCAGCATCGCCACAACCTCGGGCTGCGGCGAACTCATGGCATTCGCTACCTCCGCGGTGCGCGAGGCGGCCAATTCCGACGACGTGCTCGCCCGGGTCCGCGCCGACGCAGGGGTGGAGCTGCAGGTGCTCTCCGGTGTCGACGAGGCCCGGCTGACCTTCTTGGCCGTGCGCCGGTGGTTCGGCTGGAGCGCGGGCACCATTCTCGACCTGGACATCGGCGGCGGCTCGCTGGAGCTGACCGTCGGTGGCGACGAAGATCCCGAGGTGGCGTTGTCGCTGCAGCTCGGCGCCGGCCGATTGACCCGGGAATGGCTGGTCGAAGACCCGCCGAGCAAGCGGCGGATCGGGGTGCTGCGGGACTGGTTGGACGCCGAACTCGCCGACCCGGCCAAGCAGCTCGCCATGGCCGGAACCCCGGATCTTGCGGTGGGCACCTCGAAGACGTTCCGATCGTTGGCGCGGCTGGCCGGTGCCGCACCCAGTTCGGCCGGGCCGCGGGTCCGCCGGACCCTCACCCGGACCGGTTTGCAGCAACTGATCGCCTTCATCTCCCGGATGACCGCGGACGATCGGGCCGAGCTGGACGGCGTGACCGCGGACCGGTCGCCGCAGATCGTCGCCGGGGCGCTGATCGCCGAGGCATCGATGCGGGCGCTCGATCTGGAATCGGTCGAGATCTGCCCGTGGGCGCTGCGCGAAGGCTTGATTCTGCGCAGACTGGATACTGGTCTCGGTGGCGAGCGCGTGGATGGTGTGACACTCGGGGTAAACGGCGACGACAGGCGGACGGCGAAGGTTGCGGCGAAATGA
- a CDS encoding sugar phosphate isomerase/epimerase family protein has protein sequence MATGPTTGQTSAVPRRPVLVGLSTASVYPENTEAAFRYAAELGYDGVELMVWAEPASQDVPAVQALVREYAVPVQAVHAPCLLISQRVWGADPVTKLARSVRTAEALGADTVVVHPPFRWQRAYASGFAEQVAELEAGSEVIVAVENMFPMRADSFFGRGSSAVERLHRRGGPGLGISAFSPSYDPTDVGHAHYTLDLSHTATAGMDALALAAKMGRGLRHLHLADGRGAAYDEHLIPGDGSQPCVELCRYLAGRGFVGQAVIEINTQNARTVTERAAMLERALSFARAHLTVPPDPAPVGRTGPADREDDAR, from the coding sequence ATGGCGACAGGACCGACAACGGGACAGACGAGCGCGGTGCCACGGCGACCGGTGCTGGTCGGCCTATCGACGGCCTCGGTCTATCCGGAGAACACCGAAGCCGCGTTCCGCTATGCGGCCGAGCTCGGTTACGACGGAGTCGAGCTGATGGTCTGGGCGGAGCCGGCGAGCCAGGATGTACCTGCGGTGCAAGCACTGGTCCGGGAGTACGCCGTGCCGGTCCAGGCCGTGCACGCGCCCTGCCTGCTCATCTCGCAGCGGGTGTGGGGTGCCGACCCGGTGACCAAGCTGGCTCGTTCGGTACGGACCGCGGAAGCGCTGGGCGCCGATACCGTCGTGGTGCATCCGCCGTTCCGATGGCAGCGGGCCTACGCTTCGGGGTTCGCCGAGCAGGTGGCCGAGTTGGAAGCGGGCAGCGAGGTGATCGTCGCGGTGGAGAACATGTTCCCGATGCGCGCCGACAGTTTCTTCGGCCGGGGCAGCTCGGCGGTCGAGCGGCTGCATCGGCGCGGCGGACCCGGGCTGGGGATTTCCGCGTTCAGCCCGTCCTACGACCCGACCGACGTCGGGCACGCGCACTACACCCTCGATCTGTCGCATACCGCCACCGCCGGGATGGACGCACTCGCGCTGGCCGCGAAGATGGGCCGCGGACTCCGCCATCTCCATCTGGCGGACGGTCGGGGAGCGGCCTACGACGAACATCTGATTCCGGGCGACGGCAGTCAGCCCTGTGTCGAGCTGTGCCGTTACCTGGCCGGGCGTGGGTTTGTCGGGCAAGCCGTGATCGAGATCAATACACAGAACGCGCGGACGGTGACCGAACGCGCGGCCATGTTGGAGCGGGCGCTGAGCTTCGCTCGGGCACATTTGACCGTGCCACCGGATCCCGCGCCGGTCGGCCGCACCGGTCCCGCCGACCGGGAGGACGACGCGCGGTGA